The following coding sequences lie in one Spinacia oleracea cultivar Varoflay chromosome 1, BTI_SOV_V1, whole genome shotgun sequence genomic window:
- the LOC130465553 gene encoding uncharacterized protein: protein MDSILSWNIMGKNRKAKQNEVRRFIHTHRIKLVSLLETKVKRPKLGDLYLNVCPGWNFTTNVNHSTSGRIILAWDPNSFTVNIESMSSQHVHCFITPRSTGTGFFGTFIYGMNDMKDRVPLWNSLCQIADHCNQPWVIMGDFNALMDIEDRVGAPVRIRDIQPMRSCMAYCNLSTIKTMGRQYPWNNKQMGEDRVLSKIDRVLSTTKGFNDVEANDVRIYADLLTKQANLHANPGDDIAATEEKQAAEAYKSAHQVYMSFLQQTAKIQWLEKGDENTRLFHQSIKQRRQQNTIHSIQDMHGSWVGTPNGVKKAFSQFYKDLFCN from the exons ATGGATAGTATATTGAGCTGGAACATCATGGGGAAAAACAGGAAAGCAAAACAAAATGAAGTGAGGAGATTCATTCACACTCACAGAATTAAACTGGTTAGCCTCCTGGAAACAAAGGTGAAGAGACCTAAGTTAGGTGATCTTTACTTGAATGTTTGTCCTGGGTGGAACTTCACCACCAATGTGAATCATTCTACCTCTGGTAGAATTATTTTGGCCTGGGATCCTAATAGCTTTACAGTGAATATTGAGTCTATGAGTAGTCAACATGTTCATTGTTTTATCACCCCCAGGAGTACTGGCACTGGTTTCTTTGGCACGTTTATCTATGGTATGAATGATATGAAGGATAGAGTCCCATTGTGGAATTCCTTGTGTCAGATTGCTGACCATTGTAATCAACCTTGGGTCATTATGGGTGATTTTAATGCCCTAATGGATATAGAGGACAGAGTTGGTGCACCAGTCAGAATTAGGGATATCCAACCCATGAGATCCTGCATGGCCTATTGTAATCTCTCTACAATTAAAACTATGGGGAGACAATATCCTTGGAATAATAAACAGATGGGGGAGGATAGGGTTCTATCCAAAATTGATAGAGTTCTGTCAACCACAA AGGGGTTCAATGATGTGGAGGCTAATGATGTGAGAATCTATGCTGACTTATTGACAAAGCAAGCCAATCTTCATGCTAATCCTGGTGATGATATTGCTGCTACAGAAGAGAAACAGGCTGCAGAAGCTTACAAAAGTGCACACCAGGTGTACATGTCCTTCCTACAACAAACTGCCAAGATCCAGTGGCTAGAAAAGGGGGATGAGAACACCAGGCTCTTCCATCAAAGTATAAAACAGAGAAGACAGCAGAACACCATTCACTCCATTCAGGATATGCATGGGAGTTGGGTAGGAACACCTAATGGGGTTAAAAAGGCTTTCTCTCAATTCTACAAAGATCTGTTCTGTAACTAG